Proteins found in one Zea mays cultivar B73 chromosome 1, Zm-B73-REFERENCE-NAM-5.0, whole genome shotgun sequence genomic segment:
- the LOC542360 gene encoding nucleoredoxin 1, translating to MAEAAPAAGGGIGDILATSDRDFLVRNSGEQVKISSVEASPVAIYFSASWCPPCRRFTPKLIEVYEKLASQGKSFEVVFASADRNEEAFNEYFAKMPWLAVPFSDSEGREALDGQFKVSGIPHLVILDAKTGEVYTEDGVEFVSEYGVEAYPFTPDRINELKEQEKAEKENQTIQSVLGTSTRDYLISNKGDKVPISELEGKYVGLCFVVDGFPPLAEFTEVLAKIYEKLKEVGEKFEVVAVSLDSEESSFNESFAKMPWLAIPQGDIKCQTLVRYFELSSLPTLVLIGPDGKTLNNNVADIIDDHGFEAWEGFPFSAEKLEILAEKAKIKAASQTLESILISGHLDFVIGKDGAKVPVSELVGKTVLVYFSAKWCPPCRAFLPTLVKEYNKIKEKNSDFEIVFISSDEDQSSFDDFFSEMPWLAVPWEDERKASLKKTFKIRGIPSLVAIGPTGQTVSRDAKSQLMIHGADAFPFTEERLEELQKKLDEMAKGWPQKLKHELHDEHELVLLRRGTYRCDGCNEMGSSWSYRCDECDFDLHPKCALGEEKMGEEAPAGYVCEGGVCRKA from the exons ATGGCGGAGGCGGCGCCAGCAGCCGGCGGCGGCATCGGGGACATCCTCGCCACGAGCGATCGGGACTTCCTCGTCCGCAACTCCGGCGAGCAG GTGAAGATCAGCAGCGTTGAGGCGAGCCCTGTGGCCATCTACTTCTCCGCCTCATGGTGCCCGCCATGCAGGAGGTTCACGCCCAAGCTTATTGAAGTATACGAAAAACTGGCCTCACAGGGCAAGAGCTTCGAGGTCGTCTTTGCTTCGGCCGATCGCAATGAGGAAGCTTTCAATGAATACTTTGCAAAGATGCCATGGTTGGCTGTCCCCTTTTCTGACAGTGAAGGCCGTGAGGCCCTTGATGGCCAGTTCAAGGTCTCTGGTATCCCACACCTGGTCATCCTTGATGCAAAAACTGGTGAAGTTTACACTGAAGATGGTGTTGAATTCGTGAGTGAGTATGGCGTGGAGGCTTACCCTTTCACACCAGATCGGATCAATGAACTGAAGGAACAGGAAAAGGCAGAAAAGGAGAATCAAACTATTCAAAGCGTGCTTGGCACATCTACTCGAGACTATCTCATTTCAAACAAGGGAGACAAG GTACCCATCTCTGAGCTTGAGGGGAAGTATGTTGGTCTTTGCTTTGTGGTGGATGGCTTTCCACCACTCGCTGAATTCACTGAGGTGCTTGCTAAGATCTATGAGAAACTCAAAGAAGTGGGAGAGAAATTTGAAGTTGTAGCTGTATCCTTGGACAGTGAAGAGTCATCATTTAATGAGAGTTTTGCAAAGATGCCTTGGCTTGCAATTCCTCAAGGTGACATTAAGTGTCAGACGCTGGTTCGTTACTTTGAGCTTAGTTCTCTTCCAACACTAGTTCTGATTGGCCCTGATGGGAAGACACTGAACAACAATGTCGCCGACATAATTGACGACCATGGTTTTGAGGCATGGGAGGGCTTCCCCTTCAGTGCTGAGAAGCTGGAAATTCTTGCTGAGAAGGCAAAGATTAAAGCTGCATCACAGACCTTGGAGTCCATTCTAATCAGTGGTCATTTAGACTTTGTCATTGGAAAAGATGGTGCAAAG GTTCCTGTATCAGAACTTGTTGGGAAGACTGTCCTTGTTTACTTCTCAGCAAAATGGTGCCCACCATGCCGTGCCTTCCTGCCCACACTTGTCAAGGAGTACAACAAGATCAAAGAGAAGAACAGTGATTTTGAGATCGTCTTCATCTCTAGTGACGAGGATCAGAGCTCATTCGATGATTTTTTCTCTGAAATGCCATGGCTTGCTGTACCCTGGGAAGATGAAAGGAAAGCATCGCTGAAGAAAACCTTCAAGATCCGTGGAATCCCTTCACTTGTCGCCATCGGACCTACTGGGCAGACAGTCAGCAGGGACGCAAAGTCCCAGCTGATGATCCACGGTGCTGATGCTTTCCCATTCACCGAGGAGAGACTTGAGGAGCTACAGAAGAAGCTGGATGAGATGGCGAAGGGGTGGCCTCAGAAGCTGAAGCATGAGCTGCATGACGAGCACGAACTTGTCCTGCTGCGCCGTGGTACGTACCGCTGTGATGGTTGTAACGAGATGGGCAGCAGCTGGTCCTACAGGTGCGACGAGTGTGACTTTGACCTGCACCCCAAGTGCGCGTTGGGTGAGGAAAAGATGGGCGAGGAAGCCCCTGCTGGGTATGTGTGCGAGGGAGGCGTGTGCAGGAAGGCCTAA